In Toxoplasma gondii ME49 chromosome X, whole genome shotgun sequence, a single genomic region encodes these proteins:
- a CDS encoding 4-hydroxy-3-methylbut-2-enyl diphosphate reductase (encoded by transcript TGME49_227420) — MHTRGEMQMSVQLGGGEPDGGCAVSREIGSPHDVETSLVLSSSSPPSLRDECESFPDSQLSTTALVSLPHTHASSMRSSRCLEVNPTRGWTLPSVSPLSAPSSSPSSPCSIASSSLCSSALSSPASSAPSSSLSACFVSCRSSQSPSFSPSFCLSFPPAVSLSFGQLLSLLVLALILLFPEMRGGPLCSEAVLHHFARQAAPEVSRSARPILSPDLPSASPSSSHTSPLTAPPPRFFSSSFSSILAPSPRYSRHSSLSSSASAPFWVTSEAVRGIKVACARPAPLAFAFAPSVRVSSRPYSPFLGHASRSPFSFSSSPPSSSSSSRFGVSYSASSACSLSPRPLRNTSPSSSLRLSSSSHSSSPPSPSSPPSASSPASGKEESEGISLLLSKPRGFCAGVSRAVGIVEEALRIWGPPVYVKHSIVHNEVVCEAMRKKGAVFVEEISDIPRGAVAVFSAHGVSPAVRAEAEARQLQVVDATCPLVTKVHVYVKQKAEQGYHIILIGHKNHVEVIGTQGEAPGAVTVVESVEDVEQLSFSDSQKLFYATQTTLSLDDCGAIRQALIEKYPKIETIPSGSICYATTNRQTALQRLAPETDLTIVVGSEASSNAKRLVETAQRRGTTAYLVNDPNAIDPRWLENVKRISLTSSASTPEETTGAVVRRLEELGVAVVSEHEGILERVPKWKFPKNLLEAGKKKLDDTSRQTALGVETLVARDS, encoded by the exons ATGCACACGAGAGGCGAAATGCAGATGTCCGTACAGCTGGGAGGAGGCGAGCCCGATGGGGgctgcgctgtctctcggGAAATCGGCTCCCCCCACGATGTGGAAACGTCCcttgttctttcttcctcgtctcctccttcactCCGGGATGAATGTGAATCATTTCCAGACTCTCAGCTCTCAACCACCGCGCTTGTCTCCTTGCCGCACACCCATGCCAGTTCAATGCGTTCCTCGCGATGCCTTGAAGTGAACCCAACGCGTGGTTGGactctcccttctgtctcccccttgtctgctccttcttcttctccttcttctccttgttccattgcttcttcttctctttgttcttctgctctttcctctcctgcgtcttctgctccttcttcgtctctgtctgcttgtTTTGTGTCGTGTCGCTCTTCTCAGtccccgtctttctctccttcgttttgtctctcctttcctccagccgtgtctctctctttcggacaactcctgtctcttctcgttctcgcacttattcttctcttcccagAGATGCGGGGGGGGCCTCTCTGCTCGGAGGCAGTCTTGCATCACTTTGCGCGGCAGGCTGCGCCTGAAGTCTCTCGTTCCGCGAGGCCGATCCTCTCTCCGGATCTTCCAAGCGCCTCGCCCTCCTCCAGCCACACTTCCCCTCTCACTGCccctcctcctcgcttcttctcttcgtctttttcttccataCTCGCTCCTTCTCCACGGTATTCTCGacattcttctctttcgtcttctgcgtctgcgccgTTCTGGGTGACTTCCGAGGCTGTTCGTGGTATCAAGGTCGCTTGTGCGAGACCGGCTCCTCTTGCCTTTGCTTTCGCGCCGTCAGTGCGAGTCTCTTCGCGACCTTATTCACCTTTTCTCGGCCACgcgtctcgttctcctttctctttttcatcttcgcctccatcttcgtcttcttcttctcgtttcggTGTCTCTTATTCGGCCTCCTCAGCGtgcagtctgtctcctcgacctcTTCGCAACACCTccccgtcttcgtctctcagactgtcctcttcttctcattcttcttctcctccttctccttcttctccgccttctgcgtcttctccagcgtcggggaaagaagaaagtgagGGGATTTCGTTGCTTCTTTCCAAGCCGCGAGGCTTCTGCGCGGGCGTCTCCCGAGCGGTCGGAATCGTTGAAGAGGCCCTCCGGATTTGGGGTCCCCCCGTCTACGTCAAACACAGCATTGTCCACAACGAGGTAGTTTGCGAGGCCATGCGC AAAAAGGGCGCAGTTTTCGTGGAAGAGATCTCAGACATTCCCCGCGGGGCAGttgctgtcttctccgctcacggtgtctctccagctgtcCGTGCAGAGGCCGAGGCTCGGCAGCTGCAGGTCGTTGATGCCACTTGTCCTCTCGTCACTAAAGTCCACGTTTACGTCAAGCAAAAGGCAGAACAAGGCTACCACATCATTTTGATTGGTCACAAGAATCATG tGGAAGTGATTGGCACCCAGGGTGAGGCACCGGGAGCAGTGACGGTAGTGGAGTCTGTGGAGGACGTGGAGCAGTTGTCTTTCTCGGATTCCCAGAAGTTGTTTTACGCGACACAAACGACGCTCAGTCTGGACGACTGCGGAGCGATTCGGCAGGCACTGATTGAGAAATACCCGAAAATTGAGACCATTCCGAGCGGGTCCATCTGCTACGCGACAACGAATCGACAGACGGCACTGCAGCGTCTCGCTCCGGAGACCGACCTCACGATCGTCGTCGGCAGTGAGGCCTCGTCCAACGCGAAGAGACTCGTGGAGACAGCCCAGCGAAGAGGCACGAC GGCCTACCTGGTGAACGATCCAAATGCGATCGATCCGCGATGGCTTGAGAACGTGAAGCGAATTTCCCTCAcgtcctctgcgtcgacACCGGAAGAGACCACCGGTGCGGTCGTTCGGCGCCTGGAGGAACTTGGCGTCGCCGTTGTGTCTGAGCACGAGGGAATTCTCGAAAGAGTCCCCAAGTGGAAATTCCCCAA AAACTTGCTagaagcaggaaagaagaaattgGACGACACGAGTCGCCAGACAGCTCTCGGAGTGGAGACGCTGGTCGCCCGAGACTCTTGA
- a CDS encoding hypothetical protein (encoded by transcript TGME49_227410~Signal peptide predicted by SignalP 2.0 HMM (probability 0.967) with cleavage site probability 0.255 at residue 99~Predicted trans-membrane domain (TMHMM2.0):32-55), protein MHAKSANASPLFLRLLLFFPAVEGSLRFFTRRLALWFSLAVLVFWTLLGRAGTLASSSSASLPPSISSLSSSFSSLSSSFSSLASSFPSLPPSFSSLFAGVHMRSGLTKKAANLSPVSSPHKSESVSRSISSSVSWGSLSPNSALSTFPPLSAPLSRSSAASLSSSSSVFLTSLSLSTSVSVSSPTSPSSRLLPDRGDVYMGEMFSAVRRLAASEDVPSTQKETSDNGADESSRSPATPSLDTSAISDGNRGAHESHQKTNSPLSSASSSSPSSASPSSVFAASSASSAFSAPLPSSSAPSSAFGRVEAREKLPGGASGSLSASSETPASPSGLRDRQCDDGGSERCRTRLTETTEDRAEQRRAATLEEAREREETAREGGNPGDTEDTQTEVSARKATEIQVVESDEEQHPAEAKEETGEKKETKGTVAPESQSEKGEVGEETRNASGVEEPPNRDTDARRDSDDRRGREERREESRSKDAEAPLLREDADAEREAKRGFHARTAKDTESDTDSEAERADDREGERGREAQRGVESENKSEGGNDRELQKVTTRRSEVKSPDDPLETDSEREASAALPAREATPRAVTAATAAERIGSAVSPDKAVEAPDVSEAVPQSPERLQKEAVHRSKVRGRQATSEETVSSSGQREENAQRFEELQPRPEFNLVPSALFSSFVTFFSSLSVSSVVSSFFSPVFPARTPPSHFLASLLYVLPDSMHHAAGPTENAEVLLEEEEVVLSGDPGEADQALFAQKQRGDENAHAGSLREAKANGGQAFRDGDALKSSSAGGRGEAAGTQARGTPPWGLHFAETFEGEMICFQWNVFNGAFSLALAYLCSPLYRHGGFGLASSAAHAGVSTLGRMGPLTPGPEGSVHSSAAGPFPQVAHAVSGAVSWLCSRLCCGGAASLFQSLKRLFAGSGASALPESPLPLPSFASSPSRSPSLSSSAPIDFAQAQAFPVSAFSPFEAVTPALGSELPGGSGGAGRRPSGVAFDDCSLFARRASCGEAGGDSERANARGFTFGARPGLEGVGNLPLRSTWRLACLSAQALQSSSAVLQSFGCTYTSPASTFVGWILATLSVTTSFLHPMLSLFSNCVSAAYDVYALMW, encoded by the coding sequence ATGCATGCAAAGTCTGCGAAtgcgtctcccctcttcttgaggctgcttctgtttttccctGCCGTTGAGGGCTCTCTTCGGTTCTTCACGCGTCGCCTCGCCTTGTGGTTTTCGCTTGCTGTCCTCGTCTTTTGGACCCTCCTAGGTCGCGCAGGAACTCTcgcatcttcgtcttccgcgtctctgccgccctcgatctcttctctctcttcgtccttctcttcactatcgtcttccttctcttcactcgcttcttccttcccttctcttccaccctctttctcttctctctttgcggGTGTCCACATGCGGTCTGGCTTGACAAAGAAGGCTGCCAACTTGTCGCCGGTCTCCTCGCCACACAAGTCAGAATCGGTCTCCAGGTCCAtttcttcctccgtttcctgGGGTTCCCTGTCCCCCAATTCTGCTCTCTCGACCttcccgcctctctctgctcctttgtctcgctcttccgccgcttctctctcttcttcttcgtctgtcttttTGACCTCTTTATCTCTGTCGACAAGTGTGTCAGTCTCGTCTCCcacgtcgccttcttcgcgcctcttGCCAGACCGTGGGGACGTTTATATGGGAGAAATGTTCTCTGCTGTTCGCCGGCTGGCAGCATCTGAGGATGTCCCCTCGACACAAAAAGAAACTTCAGATAACGGTGCCGATGAAAGCTCCCGCAGTCCTGCCACCCCCTCTCTTGACACGAGTGCAATAAGCGACGGAAATAGAGGTGCCCACGAGAGCCATCAGAAAACAAattctcctctctcatctgcctcttcttcctctccttcatctgcctctccttcctctgttttcgctgcttcgtctgcgtcgtctgctttttccgctccgcttccctcgtcttctgctccttcctcGGCTTTTGGACgcgtggaggcgagagagaaacttccTGGTGGAGCGTCTGGATCTCTGTCTGCGTCATCAGAGACACCCGCAAGTCCTTCGGGGCTGCGCGACCGCCAGTGCGACGACGGGGGCTCCGAGCGTTGCCGCACGCGCCTaacagagacgacggaggaCCGGGCCGAACAGAGACGGGCAGCGACTctggaagaagcaagagaacgagaagagactgcaagagaaggaggaaacccaggagacaccgaggacACGCAGACGGAGGTGAGCGCccggaaggcgacagagatcCAAGTCGTAGAGAGTGACGAGGAGCAGCACCccgcagaagcgaaagaggaaacaggcgagaagaaggagacaaaggggaCGGTGGCTCCTGAATCACAGAGTGAAAAAGGGGAAGTCGGTGAGGAAACGCGGAACGCGTCTGGGGTCGAGGAGCCTCCGAACCGCGACACGGAcgcgagacgagacagcgacgatcgccggggaagagaagagagaagggaagagtcGCGTTcgaaggacgcagaggcgccgctCCTACGAGAAGATGCCGACgccgaaagagaagcgaaacgcggCTTTCACGCCCGGACCGCGAAGGACACAGAGTCCGATACCGAcagcgaggcagagcgagcagacgacagagaaggagagcgcgGACGGGAGGCCCAACGAGGTGTCGAATCGGAAAACAAAAGTGAGGGAGGGAACGACCGCGAACTCCAGAAAGTCACCACACGACGCTCAGAAGTCAAGTCCCCAGACGACCCTCTCGAGACCGACAGCGAGCGCGAGGCGAGTGCTGCCCTACCCGCGAGGGAGGCGACACCCCGCGCGGTCACAGCGGCGACAGCTGCCGAACGCATCGGATCGGCGGTCTCGCCAGACAAGGCTGTCGAGGCACCAGATGTCTCCGAAGCTGTGCCACAGTCTCCCGAGCGTCTGCAGAAAGAGGCAGTGCACCGGAGCAAAGTCCGCGGACGCCAGGCGACTTCCGAAGAGACAGTGAGCTCCAGCGGGCAGCGCGAGGAGAACGCCCAGCGTTTTGAGGAACTTCAACCTCGCCCGGAGTTCAACCTGGTTCCTTCTGCCTTgttctcctcgttcgtcaccttcttctcgtctttgtctgtctcgtctgtcgtgtcttccttcttctcgcccgtGTTCCCAGCGAGGACACCGCCGAGTCATTTCCTGGCGTCGCTTCTCTACGTGTTGCCGGACAGCATGCACCATGCGGCAGGCCCAACGGAGAACGCAGAAGTGCTCttggaggaggaggaagtcGTTCTCTCTGGTGACCCTGGAGAGGCAGACCAGGCGCTCTTTGCGCAAAAGCAGCGAGGAGATGAGAACGCTCACGCGGGCTCTCTGCgtgaggcgaaggcgaacggAGGGCAGGCGTTTAGAGACGGCGACGCGCtgaaaagctcttcggcTGGAGGCCGCGGAGAAGCCGCTGGAACGCAGGCGAGGGGGACCCCGCCCTGGGGTCTACACTTTGCAGAAACCTTCGAAGGCGAAATGATTTGCTTTCAGTGGAACGTCTTCAACGgtgccttctccctcgccctcgcctACCTCTGCTCGCCGTTGTACCGTCACGGCGGCTTCGGCCTCGCTTCGTCGGCCGCCCACGCGGGTGTGTCGACACTTGGGCGCATGGGACCGCTCACGCCGGGGCCCGAGGGGTCTGTACACTCGTCGGCGGCTGGGCCGTTCCCACAGGTCGCCCACGCGGTCTCTGGGGCGGTTTCTTGGCTTTGCTCTCGCCTGTGTTGCGGCGGCGCCGCGAGTCTGTTCCAGAGCCTCAAGCGGCTTTTCGCCGGCTCCGGCGCCTCGGCCCTTCCCGAAtctcctctcccgcttccctccttcgcttcctcgccttcgcggtcgccctcgctctcctcgtcggcTCCGATCGACTTTGCCCAGGCGCAGGCCTTCCCCGTCTCGGCCTTCTCGCCCTTCGAGGCGGTGACGCCCGCGCTCGGGTCCGAGCTCCCCGGAGGCTCAGGAGGAGCGGGGCGCAGGCCCTCGGGTGTCGCCTTCGACGATTGCTCGCTCTTCGCGCGAAGAGCGAGTTGTGGGGAAgccggcggagacagcgagagggcGAACGCGCGCGGCTTCACCTTCGGGGCTCGCCCGGGCCTCGAGGGCGTCGGCAACCTACCGCTGCGCTCCACCTGGcgcctcgcctgtctctctgcacaggCCCTgcagtcttcttccgccgTCCTACAGTCGTTCGGGTGCACGTACACCTCGCCGGCTTCGACCTTCGTCGGCTGGATCCTTGCCACCCTCAGCGTGACAACGTCCTTCCTCCACCCCatgctctctctgttcagcaactgcgtctctgctgcctaCGACGTCTACGCACTCATGTGGTAG
- a CDS encoding hypothetical protein (encoded by transcript TGME49_227400): MSTAARVLRVLSFLLLWFSGRPCERLFLPVPKFAMAIRPSSRLMPSLSFLLSPSRSSSSSPTHLCSLQLPCSGSVSPFVSPSFPHSLATRCPRWGTSLSRSRSLTSQSSSSSSSSAPSSVSPSSLSSPCHSPSSPSSHSAPSSCSFSRSRGHTSLSSGPSWVSSFVLQDASSERKTVFDERKEAALAAIAPSVALESVALPAASGETLGESVLLPPASFRAPRPRFSQRTSPSHPGKTYESATAAGGETCRGGDGRHRKDRSKKGSVDEEIRPLLDAINKLKNFYTSSSCAGRILLVGTPFENSQEKETVCPSSRSAVPDSAPSLTASSPADKSASPSVFQDVREARAGPRGLEQEAKREERGDRSASQATQTGGKPIQERNGNDEGAASPEAASEGKRKKHSFVFLLNHHQKVDAHQLLHAVAACPIPCQEIWLKVEAPILHVCCRSLTDALNLIRVARPYTHRAVLLHASSPAVASSSASLEALPRASSTSPSCGSPPPTPASSSSFACSMPSWSVAGGAPNEAAASLGGMDGESRAQRKAMRAEVAADQRHPAGKARRADVLHCRKEKETQAEERKGDSARYIVEMSNSSRLAVPILVPPSCWLVPLPRLVPGENTKEPHRRLTADTVSLPSETVTSTRETESAPNAAANMRDETRAEKTSVARTEAALLQTETQRKPRRAAAGAECRRGGSEPVSVQTRRDEEEQDERTLTENGGTLCGREDGEKKEAEDQGKEIAERILWERWLTLARLCNQALEESRTRFFELEKQIQKLSQPSLESSSDRPAQQNR, translated from the exons ATGTCGACAGCTGCACGAGTCCTCCgtgtcctctcttttctcctcctttggTTTTCTGGTCGGCCATGTGAACGCCTTTTCCTCCCAGTCCCGAAATTCGCCATGGCTATTCGTCCTTCCTCGAGGCTCATGCCCagtctctcgttccttctctctccctcaagaagctcttcttcctctccgacTCACCTCTGCTCGCTTCAACTTCCTTGTTCCGGTTCCGTGTCGCCGTTCGTATCACCTTCGTTTCCACACTCTCTAGCTACACGCTGTCCACGTTGGGgaacctctctctcgcgatcGCGCTCCTTGACATCTcagtcctcttcttcctcatcatcatctgctccttcttctgtttctccttcgtctctttcatCTCCATGTcattcgccttcttctccttcttctcactCTGCTCCCTCTTCGTGTTCTTTCTCCCGGAGTCGAGGTCACACTTCACTTTCGTCTGGGCCTTCCTGggtctcctccttcgtcctTCAAGATGcgagcagcgagaggaagacggtcTTTGACGAACGCAAAGAAGCTGCGCTCGCAGCG ATCGCCCCTTCGGTGGCTCTGGAGTCTGTTGCGCTTCCCGCTGCATCGGGGGAGACTCTCGGAGagtctgttcttcttccacctGCCTCGTTTAGAGCTCCGCGACCCCGCTTCTCTCAACGCACATCCCCGA GTCATCCAGGAAAGACTTACGAATCCGCTACCGCAGCCGGAGGGGAGACATGTAGAGGCGGCGACGGGAGACACCGGAAAGACAGATcgaagaagggaagtgtTGACGAAGAAATTCGCCCTCTCCTCGACGCGATAAACAAGTTGAAAAACTTCTACACATCAAGCAGCTGCGCTGGTCGCATTCTCCTCGTTGGAACTCCCTTTGAGAACTctcaagagaaggaaacagtcTGTCCCTCTTCACGCTCTGCCGTTCCTGATTCGGCTCCCTCTTTgactgcgtcttctccggcCGACAAGTCTGCGTCACCGTCCGTGTTCCAAGATGTGCGAGAGGCCCGCGCGGGTCCGCGTGGCTTGGAGCAGGAAgcaaagagggaagagagaggagacaggagtgCCTCTCAagcgacgcagacaggaGGCAAGCCCAtccaggagagaaacggaaacgaCGAAGGAGCGGCTTCCCCAGAGGCGGCCagtgaaggaaaacgaaaaaaacattcgttcgtttttctcctcaacCACCATCAGAAGGTCGACGCCCACCAACTTCTGCACGCTGTTGCAGCATGTCCCATTCCGTGTCAGGAAATTTG GTTGAAAGTGGAAGCCCCCATTCTCCACGTTTGCTGTCGATCTCTGACAGATGCTTTGAACCTCATTCGCGTGGCTCGTCCGTACACACACCGGGCTGTCCTCCTTCACGCGTCGTCCcccgctgtcgcctcttcttccgcctctcttgaggctcttcctcgcgcgtcCTCTACCTCTCCGTCCTGTGGGAGTCCGCCACCGactcccgcttcttcttcgtcgtttgcGTGTTCGATGCCTTCGTGGAGTGTCGCTGGCGGTGCACCCAACGAGGCCGCAGCGTCTCTCGGCGGGATGgatggagagagcagagccCAGCGAAAGGCGATGCGAGCGGAGGTAGCAGCCGACCAGAGGCATCCCGCTGGGAAGGCCCGCAGGGCGGACGTCCTTCACTGccggaaggaaaaagagacgcaagcggaggagaggaaaggcgacagtGCAAGGTACATTGTTGAGATGAGCAACAGCTCGCGACTGGCAGTCCCCATTCTAGTCCCTCCGTCTTGCTGGCTCgtgcctctgcctcgcctggTGCCGGGAGAGAACACAAAAGAGCCCCATCGCCGTTTGACCGCAGAcactgtctcccttccttctgaAACAGTCACATCTacgcgcgagacagagagcgcaCCGAACGCAGCAGCAAACAtgcgagacgaaacgcgagcAGAAAAAACCTCTGTAGCCCGAACTGAGGCCGCGTTGCTCCAAACGGAAACGCAGCGAAAGCCGAGGCGGGCGGCGGCAGGTGCGGAGTGCCGCAGAGGGGGATCTGAACCAGTGAGTGTGCAAACgcgacgagacgaagaagagcaagacgaACGCACTCTCACAGAGAATGGAGGAACTTTGTGtgggcgagaagacggagagaaaaaagaggcggAAGACCAAGGAAAGGAAATAGCAGAGAGAATCCTCTGGGAACGCTGGCTCACGTTAGCCCGCCTGTGCAACCAGGCACTGGAAGAGAGCCGGACGCGCTTCTTCGAACTGGAAAAACAAATCCAGAAACTTTCGCAACCAAGTTTGGAAAGCAGCAGTGACCGCCCCGCGCAACAAAACAGATGA